The DNA region ACCTGAGGCAGAGTACAGCTTGTTCTGCAACAGAACAGGCAGAAGGTTGGCCTGATGGCCGCAGACACCAGGAGACTGAGGCCTGTACAGACCACAAAGCTAGCTTACTTGTCTGGTATGGCAGTGGGGCATATTTTGTGGCATTGCATCTTCTGAAATGACAGATACTTTGTTTCTGCTTTGCCCTGGAGttaaattaaaagttattttgaaactGCTATCCCTTTTTAGCTGTACTACTGGGAAAATAAAAGACTTCGGTTTTGTGTCCCCTAGCATTAGAATGAAGCTGTAGAGGGCTCATGGAGGCAGCAGAAATCCCAGCTGGCTCCATGGGAATCAGGGTAGGCCTTCCACCTCGACTTCCAAATTTCCTTTCCAGATTTTCCTGGCTTGCAGGGCCTTCCTTGGTTGTGGCAATGGAGACCATCCTCAACAAGCAAGGGGATCCTCCCTTTAACCTCCACCAATGAATCCCCCAGACCCCCAACTCCAGAACGGAGTTTCCTCTGCAGATTTTAACCAGACTCTTCAGTGGCTTGACGTCAAGTTTTAAGGCTTAATTTTCCTTCCTAATACTGAATAGGATACAGTCCCAGCAAGCTCCCCATGAGGCCTCACTGGGCCCATTAGAGCTCTGGTCACAGTCCCACCCCAGGCAGGGCCCGATGGTTCAAGGGCCACTCACATCTATGAGCCGTTGTTGGTCCTGCTCAGTCATCTCGGACAGCTTGTAGTAGCGGCCTGCCAGGTCCCCTTTGAGGCCCTCCAGGGCTGTGATGGCCACATTCTCCACCTCCCTTCGCTCAGCCCGGGTGCAGGCAGGTGGCAGGCTCAGCCCGCGGATGCTGCGGCCTGTGCGCACCCGAGATGACAGCACATAGCGCTCATCAAACTGGCCCTGGGTGATCTGCCAAAGCAGAGCATGGGGTTACCACAAGCCCGCCATGGACTATAGCCGTGTCACAACCACAGTGGGCTCCAACCTCCTGACCTGCAGTATCCCCTGCTGGGGGCCCTCAGGCACTGTGCACAACACGCTGGACACATTTTGGCATGATGGGGGCAGGAGTCCTATAGATAAGGGGCAGAGCTACTTTGTGCGGTGTCATCTGGAATCCTTAACCCACTAGgtgtgggattttaaaaaaggaactgctTTAGGAAAGGCTTGCAGTTCCCAGTGACCAGCACCACCCTCCTggtatttattaaagaaaacaaagatttcagGACCTTTCTGACCTCCTTAATCCTCTGGGGAGTAGGCTATGCCGGGGCCATCACAGATCTTGCCGAGGGCATCTGACCCAGGCTGAGTAGCCCTCCTCTCAGGTGCTCCTCATGCCAGGCTCTGGAGTGCAAGCTTCAGGGCAAAGTAGAGGGGGCTGCAACCTACCTTGGATGCATCCAGATCCGTGGGGTGTTTCATCACCCTGGGGTCATAACCATTGTGCCTTAGTTTGATAACAGGATCAAAAAGGTCAGCAAACACCTGTAGAAAGGGAGAGGTACCCGTTTCCTCTTTAATTGGTTCCTCTATTAAAAGGTAATTCCTTTCATTTGCCCCCTTTTACCTTGAGGGCCAGAGCTGATGCCCTCGGCTGTAATTCTCAGTGCTGCCACGCAGGAAATGTGAGTACATCGATGGCTAACAAATAATAGGAACAGGCCACTTCCCTAGTGCCTCTGCCAAGCTCACTGCCATGAGACTGAGCAAGAAGATCCTGTGTTTAAAGATTTGAGGGTTTCCTTAAAAGTTCTTTGTGAGGTAAAAGAAGCTGCCAGAGCAGTTTGTGGCCAAAAGAGGTGATCAgtggatccccgggtggctcagtggtttagcgccatcttcagcccagggtgcaatcctggagaccaggaattgagtcctgggttgggctccctgcatggaacctgcttctccctttatcaatctctctctctctctctctctctcttatgaatgaataaataaaatcttaaaaaaaaaaaagaggtgatcAGGTTCTAGAGTTTGAACATAATAAATTCATTGAAAACCAGCTGTACTACAAGAAAAGTGCACGGCAGCAGTCAGGGCAAAGCCAGGACCTCTCACCCCAGCCCAAACTCTttgtgcaaaatctttttttttttttttaagaccaaaaaCTTCAGGtgtatcctttaggtaaagtAACGTTAAGAGGAGTCATGACAGAGTACCTGCCTGTGGGAAGTGGGTGGCCAGGTGGGGGAGCACATTAGGTCCAGGGAGCCACTTCTAGTCCGAGACTGGGCACCCAGAGCGTGCACTGCTGTCTGTGAATGAACTACCAGTCTTGTTTATTCAAGGCAACCCCTCCCTGCTCTCGATGGCTGTTTTCCCAGGGAGCTGCCTTCAGAAGGGTGCTAAGGAAGCTCCCTGCAACTTGCTGTGATGTACAAGTTGCTCTGTTGCTGCACGGTGCCTGAGCTGGGCTAGTGGCAGACCATCCTATGCTTCTGCTCCAAGGATGAGGACACGGAGATCATGGCATTTCTTGGAAAGACTTGATAAACTCGGTGTCCATGGAATCAGTTATTCCCAAACCAGTCACAGACCATCCTTCCTCCATAAAGGCTAGCCACAAACACACCATCTCCTAATGCCTTATTGGTGAATACCTATCACCAATAAATCACGAGAGTTTATTTTTTGGCTGTATCAATTCATCCCCTTGACAGTCTCAACTCTGTCCTACAACTGTTCTTCCCTGAGGTGGGATACTAGAACAGCAGCAAAGGAAGCCTTGTCCCTGGGAAGCTATAAACCTCCTTGTTCCAGAAAGCATTCCGCATGTTCTGCTGAAGCTGGCTTCCCTTTATGAACACTGGCCCCATAGAGAAGAGACGGACTCTGGGACCCAGAACATCCCTCCCACTCCGGAATCAGCACCCAAGTTTTACCTCATAGGACTCCTCATCACCAGCCACCATGCCCACGGTCTTTATGAAAGGGTGGCCAGGGTTGTCCACTCCAGTCTGGATACACTGGTCCAGTGTGTAGCCATTGGGTGTCACCTTGTTGCGGAGCTTGGCGTAGATGGCTGGGGTGAGGCACTCAGCCATGCAGTTGTTGTGCTTTCGCAGATCAGGGTAGTCTGCACTGCACAAGGAGGAGAGAGGCTTTCAGGGAGCAGCCTACGAAAGGGCTTTGTTTCTGGCCATCCCTCCACCAGAAGGATGGCCTCTGGCCAGCAGGCATGGGGAAGTGTAGCTGGGagtcatgattaaaaaaaaccagTCCCCTGAACAGCCAGAGAAAGGAACCTGGCCCTGCTTAAGGATTTCATGATGCTGGCTGTCAGAGCCAAGAGACTATGGCTTATGTTCATATAAAGAAGAGacagtgaaaattagaaaataaatggcaatgccatgcagcctttttttttttttttttttttttttttttttaacctagcaGTAAAATGCAACAGCCACATTTCGGTGCCTTAGGTCTGTAGTGGAGAGACTAGAAACCTGCCAGTGGAGCTGCACagaaattcagttatttattgGTCCTCTGTCTATGGTGTAAGATCCATCAGAGCAGAGTCTCTCTGCTGAGAGACTGAGAACAGTGGCTGGCTACTGCAACAGGGATTCATTCAGTAAGTATCTGTTGGAACAGTACACAGAAATCAATGAGGTGCTGACAGTGGGAGGGGTACTAGCTGAAGAGTAGGGGATTCAGGACAACCACAGGTTCAAACACAGGGAATCTCCCCTCAGGAATTCCTGAGGTACATGGTACGTGTTGGTAATTCCCACAAGAGCCAAAGAAGATCTCTGAGAAAAACATCAAGTCTTTCTCATCTCTCCTCTACACCTGCCTCTAAGAATCTCTTCAACTCAGCATCGCAGGCCAACTCGACTGAGCATGTGCTGGATCATCCGTGGTGAGGGGCCAAGGGCTGAGAAGTCGTGTCCATCTTCATGGCACTTCCCCACTTTCCATCTGCAATGGCCTTTAAGCCGATACTTTAATCAACACCCTAACATCATTCTCCAGAAAGTGGGACAGCAGTGAGTGAAGCATGCATGGGTCTGGAATGAGGGTCCTTGGTTTGCACTTGGCTGCACAAGGCATGTGAACTTGGTAATTTTTCTAAGCCTCTGTTTTATCACAAAGGGATGCTAAGGTAATTAGATACGCCACATATAGTGCTTAACACACCTAAAAATGCCCAACAAATGtccattattactattattattattcaactaGACCACAAGCTCCAGGCAGGAATGCAGACACTGCACTTCCTTGAATTCACCACCATTACTGTGCTTACGGAATGTCAAAAATGATGGTcagggggtgccagggtggcccagtcggttaagcatctgccttcagcccaggtcaagatcctgggtcctgggatcgagtcccacagtgggttccctgctcagcagggagtctgcttttccctctccttctcactctccctctgtgtgcttgctcactctctcaaataaataaaaatctatatttaaagaATGGTCAATTTGACCTAGTCATTCTCAAAAACAGAAGGCCCCTTGCTGACAGTTTCAGCAGGGGAAGCATATTTCTGGCCGACACGTGGAGTTCTTCTAAAGCCAAAGGACTTACCTTGGCGGGAACAGCCTATGCTGCTCCCGGGCCTCAGCACACACATTCTGCTGGTTCAGCAGGTACCCAGTGGTGAGGGCACTGGTGCCCACGGTGGCAAGTAACAGAGAAGCACTGCGGCCAGTGAGCAACTTCGAGAAGGCACTGGCCATCTTTCCCCTCGGATCAGTGTCTGAAAGCAGAGATGCCAGATTAGACAGCCTCATGGGTGGACCTGAATCACAGCATAGAGACCACCAGGCAGGAGAGAGAATGGCAGGAGCCACAGCCTCTCTTTCGGTCTGGTTtggttttctctgtcttcctttctcccccaAGCCCCTTCACACTGCTTGGGGAAATCCGGGTAGTTCTAGACATTGTGAATGTCAAGCTGCCTGAAGTCCATTGCCATTTTCCCTGGGTAAGAATAcaggaaaaataagaacagaggATTTCTGCTTCTGGCTGTTTGACAGACCAGGTGCTCCTTTGGGTCCTGCCACTGCACAATGAGGAGAGCCTCAAAAGGACAGGTCCCTGGGCTTGGAAGAAGTAGAGGAAGTCTGAGTATGACCCTCTACTCCATTTGCCCCAAGTGAACTGATGGTCAGAGCTCAGGGTAACAAGCAAGGAGGTTTGGGTGATCTTGAGGATGGATATCCATCTGAGCCCTAAGGTCAGGATACCAGTAGTGAGGTGGAGCTCCATCTGTGACTCCCCTAGTCAGCCAGGACCCTGGAGAGGGGCTAAAGTGGTCCAAGGTCTGCTGACCACCAATCCCTGGCTCCCAGCAGCAGCATAATCAAAGCCTCTATGCAAAGTATACTTAATGTTGGCTCTGGTTTACTACAGATGAAGATCAAGCAATAAGCTCTCAAAGATCAGCAAGCATTCGAGGAGGAACTGGGAGTCAACAGAGtcaaactatgttttaaaaatgagaatgaaaataaagagtaGCTAGTTAACAAAAGAGCCACGAAAATAGGTACTTTAGGAAGAAATAGACGGTAGAAGGACAGCCTGAGATGCAGCTAAAATGTAGAAAACGTGTACATCTAAACAAATACTTCTATAACATCAACAAAGAATGGAAATCAGTGTAAGCACAGGCCCAGATAGATACCCTGCTGTGTCTGCTATTGC from Canis lupus dingo isolate Sandy chromosome 3, ASM325472v2, whole genome shotgun sequence includes:
- the CKMT2 gene encoding creatine kinase S-type, mitochondrial isoform X2, with product MASAFSKLLTGRSASLLLATVGTSALTTGYLLNQQNVCAEAREQHRLFPPSADYPDLRKHNNCMAECLTPAIYAKLRNKVTPNGYTLDQCIQTGVDNPGHPFIKTVGMVAGDEESYEVFADLFDPVIKLRHNGYDPRVMKHPTDLDASKITQGQFDERYVLSSRVRTGRSIRGLSLPPACTRAERREVENVAITALEGLKGDLAGRYYKLSEMTEQDQQRLIDDHFLFDKPVSPLLTCAGMARDWPDARGIWHNYDKTFLIWINEEDHTRVISMEKGGNMKRVFERFCRGLKEVERLIQARGWEFMWNERLGYILTCPSNLGTGLRAGVHVRIPKLSKDPRFSKILENLRLQKRGTGGVDTAAVADVYDISNIDRIGRSEVELVQIVIDGVNYLVDCEKKLERGQDIKVPPPLPQFSRK